One stretch of Thermococcus sp. DNA includes these proteins:
- a CDS encoding ATP-binding cassette domain-containing protein yields MKMLCLRNVEYEKSGRKILQRVNITFREGMSYSILGSNGAGKSTIAKILMGELKLTSGQVLLEGNDITGLSVTERAKLGISMAWQEPARYEGIKIGEYLTLGGKLKIGEDEMREALELVGLPTNSTPTGLSTRA; encoded by the coding sequence ATGAAAATGCTCTGCCTGAGAAACGTTGAGTATGAGAAAAGCGGGCGGAAAATCCTTCAAAGAGTAAACATAACTTTCAGAGAGGGCATGAGTTACTCGATACTCGGGTCTAATGGGGCCGGAAAGTCAACGATAGCCAAGATTCTGATGGGCGAGCTGAAACTGACCTCAGGTCAGGTTCTCCTCGAAGGAAACGACATCACTGGGCTGAGCGTAACCGAGAGGGCAAAACTGGGCATAAGCATGGCCTGGCAGGAGCCGGCGCGCTACGAGGGGATAAAGATTGGGGAGTACCTCACCCTCGGCGGAAAGCTGAAGATCGGGGAGGACGAGATGAGGGAGGCACTCGAGCTTGTTGGTCTCCCTACGAACTCTACGCCAACAGGTTTATCGACAAGGGCCTAA
- a CDS encoding NifB/NifX family molybdenum-iron cluster-binding protein: MRIAIPAEEDRGLESNVSGHFGRARYFVFVDVEDNKIKSYEAVGIPFEEHGPGDLPGFIKEHGGEVVLAYGMGRKAVDYFNDFGITVVTGAYGPIREVVKAFIEQVLEVDPNWKEKIRREKEHKGECEKHRE; this comes from the coding sequence ATGAGGATCGCAATCCCTGCTGAGGAGGACAGAGGCCTTGAGAGCAACGTCAGTGGGCACTTCGGAAGGGCAAGGTACTTCGTCTTTGTCGATGTTGAGGACAACAAGATTAAAAGCTATGAGGCCGTTGGGATTCCCTTTGAAGAACACGGACCCGGTGATTTGCCCGGCTTCATAAAAGAGCACGGGGGGGAGGTTGTTCTAGCTTACGGCATGGGCAGGAAGGCGGTTGATTATTTCAACGACTTCGGGATAACGGTTGTCACAGGTGCCTACGGACCAATCAGGGAGGTCGTTAAAGCCTTCATCGAGCAGGTTCTCGAGGTCGATCCCAACTGGAAGGAGAAGATAAGGCGGGAGAAGGAGCACAAAGGGGAATGCGAAAAGCACAGAGAGTGA
- a CDS encoding SufD family Fe-S cluster assembly protein has protein sequence MISRTEVEVEKGGRYTGKFSLMKHRARELKLEMTAKLAGRAVAELTSKIRAVEDDSVEVREILLLEGARSRGNLKSTVIAFDSSKVNVVNEAYGFGDYAKGHVECHEVVKGNADVQTVPLLRVKNDKAELTHEASIGRVNETQLIQLMARGLTEEEASELIIKGLLMW, from the coding sequence ATGATAAGCAGGACGGAGGTGGAGGTCGAGAAGGGCGGCCGCTACACTGGTAAGTTTTCCCTCATGAAGCACCGCGCGAGGGAGCTCAAGCTTGAGATGACTGCGAAGCTCGCTGGGAGGGCAGTTGCGGAGCTGACCTCGAAGATCAGGGCAGTCGAGGACGACTCGGTCGAGGTCAGGGAAATTCTCCTGCTGGAGGGTGCCCGTTCAAGGGGAAATCTCAAAAGCACGGTCATAGCCTTCGACAGCTCAAAAGTTAACGTCGTGAACGAAGCGTACGGTTTTGGAGACTACGCCAAGGGCCACGTCGAGTGCCATGAAGTAGTTAAGGGAAACGCGGACGTCCAGACGGTTCCCCTGCTGAGAGTGAAGAACGACAAGGCGGAACTTACGCACGAGGCCTCGATAGGCAGGGTAAACGAGACCCAGCTCATCCAGCTCATGGCGAGGGGATTAACTGAAGAAGAGGCGTCGGAGCTTATAATAAAGGGGCTTTTGATGTGGTAG